One Triticum dicoccoides isolate Atlit2015 ecotype Zavitan chromosome 5B, WEW_v2.0, whole genome shotgun sequence genomic window carries:
- the LOC119306204 gene encoding premnaspirodiene oxygenase-like has translation MDELYVQSLVLAAVAVALLQVLKVYLNPMRERAPPGPWKLPIIGSMHHLVNVLPHRKLRDLADAHGPIMMLQLGHTPLLVVSSKETARLVLKTHDTNFATRPKLLAGEIVGYEWADILFSPSGDYWRKLRQLCAAEILSPKRVLSFRHIREDEVMMRVEQIREAGPSTPVNLSVMFHSVTNSIVARAAFGKKRKNAAEFMAAIKSGVGLASGFNIPDLFPTWTTLLASITGMKRSLQGIYTTVDAILEEIIAERKAARADKIKAGATENVDENLVDVLIGLQEKGGFGFHLDDSRMKAIILDMFAGGTGTSASAMEWGMSELMRNPRVMKKLQAQIREAFKGKAAVTEADLQASNLQYLKLVIKEALRLHPPAPLLVPRESIDHCEMEGYTVPAKSRVVINAWAIGRDPKYWEAAEEFLPERFEDGAVDFTGSSYEFLPFGAGRRMCPGFNYGLASMELALVGLLYHFDWSLPEGVAEVDMEEAPGLGVRRRTPLMLLATPFVPATVA, from the exons ATGGACGAGCTGTACGTCCAGTCGCTGGTGCTGGCGGCGGTGGCCGTGGCCCTGCTGCAGGTGCTCAAGGTCTACCTGAACCCGATGCGGGAGAGGGCGCCGCCGGGGCCGTGGAAGCTGCCGATCATCGGCAGCATGCACCACCTGGTGAACGTGCTGCCGCACCGCAAGCTGCGGGACCTGGCGGACGCGCACGGCCCGATCATGATGCTGCAGCTCGGCCACACGCCGCTGCTGGTGGTGTCGTCCAAGGAGACGGCGCGGCTGGTGCTCAAGACCCACGACACCAACTTCGCCACCCGCCCCAAGCTCCTCGCCGGCGAGATCGTCGGCTACGAGTGGGCCGACATCCTCTTCTCCCCCTCCGGTGACTACTGGCGCAAGCTCCGCCAGCTCTGCGCCGCCGAGATCCTCAGCCCCAAGCGAGTGCTCTCCTTCCGACACATCAGGGAGGACGAG GTGATGATGCGGGTGGAGCAGATCCGCGAGGCCGGGCCGTCGACGCCGGTGAACCTGAGCGTCATGTTCCACAGCGTCACCAACAGCATCGTTGCGCGCGCGGCGTTCGGGAAGAAGCGCAAGAACGCGGCGGAGTTCATGGCCGCCATCAAGTCCGGCGTCGGCCTGGCGAGCGGCTTCAACATCCCCGACCTCTTCCCGACGTGGACCACCCTGCTCGCCTCCATCACCGGCATGAAGCGCAGCCTCCAGGGCATCTACACCACGGTGGACGCCATCCTGGAGGAGATCATCGCCGAGAGGAAGGCCGCCCgcgccgacaagatcaaggccggcGCCACCGAGAACGTGGACGAGAACCTGGTGGACGTGCTCATCGGGCTGCAGGAGAAGGGCGGCTTCGGGTTCCACCTGGACGACAGCAGGATGAAGGCCATCATCCTGGACATGTTCGCGGGCGGCACGGGCACGTCGGCGTCGGCCATGGAGTGGGGGATGTCGGAGCTGATGCGCAACCCGCGTGTGATGAAGAAGCTGCAGGCCCAGATCCGGGAGGCGTTCAAGGGGAAGGCGGCGGTGACGGAGGCCGACCTGCAGGCGAGCAACCTGCAGTACCTGAAGCTGGTGATCAAGGAGGCGCTCCGGCTGCACCCGCcggcgccgctgctggtgccccgggaGAGCATCGACCACTGCGAGATGGAAGGGTACACGGTGCCGGCCAAGTCGCGCGTGGTCATCAACGCGTGGGCCATCGGGCGGGACCCCAAGTACTGGGAGGCCGCCGAGGAGTTCCTGCCGGAGCGCTTCGAGGACGGCGCCGTGGACTTCACCGGCAGCAGCTACGAGTTCCTCCCGTTCGGCGCCGGACGAAGGATGTGCCCCGGCTTCAACTACGGGCTGGCCAGCATGGAGCTCGCCCTTGTCGGCCTGCTCTACCACTTCGACTGGTCGCTGCCGGAGGGCGTGGCCGAGGTCGACATGGAGGAGGCCCCCGGCCTCGGCGTGCGCCGCCGCACACCGCTGATGCTCCTCGCCACTCCCTTCGTCCCGGCCACCGTCGCGTAG